The genomic window GCGTAGCCGCGACGACCTAACCGTCCCTGCGCTTCCTCTAAAATGTCCCCATGCCCAATTGGACTCCTGTTGCTAGGTTCAACGAGCTGGAAGACGGCAAGGGGCGCGAAGTCCGGGTAAACGGCCGACCGGTCGCGCTCTTTCGTGAGGGGTCGCGGGTCCATGCCCTCGACGACCGCTGCCCCCACCGCGAAGGGCAGCTCTCGGACGGTTGGATCAAGAACGGCGAGGCGATCTGCCCCCTGCACTACTGGAATTTCGACCTCGCCACCGGCGTTTCGCCCTACAACCCCCACGACCGCGTCGCCACCTATCCGGTGCGGGTGGATAACGACACCGTCTACGTAGACGCGGAGGCGGTGGACCCCCTGCCCGAGGCCACATTTCAGGACTACCAGGCGCGCTGGAAGCGCTGGCGGCAGGACGCGCGCGGTCACGACTTCGTTCGCCGCCTGGCGTCGGGCAAGGGCGCCGCGGTGGAAGCCATGGGTTCGCCCCTGGCCGGGAACCTGACCGGCGCCTCGGTCAGCGGCTGGGACCGCTACCGGCTGCGTCCCGCCCAGCTGGCCCGAGCGCCCAAGCTGGAGGACGAGGCGGTCTCGACCGAAACGGTGATCGGGCCCGACGCCGGCCGCCCCCTGGTGATCTCGCTACCCGCCTTCGTTTCCCACATGTCCTTCGGGGCGCTCTCGCGCGAGGCCAAGGTGGCCTTGGCGCGGGGGGCCGCCAAGGCGGGCACGGCGATCGGCTCGGGCGAGGGCGGCATGCTGCCCGATGAGCGCAAGGCCGCGAAGCGGTACGTTCTCGAAATGGCGAGCGGCTACTTTGGCTGGACCGAGGAAGCGATCCGGCAGGCCGACGCGATCGAGATCAAGCTGGGGCAGTCGGCCAAGCCCGGTCTGGGCGGCGAGCTGCCCGGCGCTAAGGTGACCCCCGAGATCGCCCGTGTACGCGGCATCGAACCCGGAACGCCAGCCCACTCCCCCGGACGCTTCCCTGACCTCGCCAGTGCGGACGACCTGCGCGCGCGGGTTCGCGAGCTGCGCGAGCTCACCGGGGGAAGCATACCGATCGGGGTGAAGTTCGCGGCCAGCCGCATCGAAGACGTCGAGACGGCGCTCACGCTCGACATCGATTTCATCACCCTCGACGGTTTCGGCGGG from Oceanithermus desulfurans includes these protein-coding regions:
- a CDS encoding glutamate synthase-related protein, producing the protein MPNWTPVARFNELEDGKGREVRVNGRPVALFREGSRVHALDDRCPHREGQLSDGWIKNGEAICPLHYWNFDLATGVSPYNPHDRVATYPVRVDNDTVYVDAEAVDPLPEATFQDYQARWKRWRQDARGHDFVRRLASGKGAAVEAMGSPLAGNLTGASVSGWDRYRLRPAQLARAPKLEDEAVSTETVIGPDAGRPLVISLPAFVSHMSFGALSREAKVALARGAAKAGTAIGSGEGGMLPDERKAAKRYVLEMASGYFGWTEEAIRQADAIEIKLGQSAKPGLGGELPGAKVTPEIARVRGIEPGTPAHSPGRFPDLASADDLRARVRELRELTGGSIPIGVKFAASRIEDVETALTLDIDFITLDGFGGGTGAAPSDVRDHFGLPLDRLLPEARRRVDAHNQRGERRVSLIATGTLRTPTDVMKALALGADACALATASLFALGCEYYRACNSGGCPVGIATQDPELRGRLNVETAAEQVAAFFAGTRRALETYLRVMGLSSTAELDGSYVERIEP